A genomic segment from Candidatus Rokuibacteriota bacterium encodes:
- a CDS encoding type II toxin-antitoxin system RelE/ParE family toxin: protein MTRYQITFARSARRELEALDARLVARLWARILGLSDDPRSPGCRKLRGEEKLWRIRVGEYRVLYGVDDGAKVVDVVAVRHRQDAYR from the coding sequence GTGACGCGCTACCAGATCACGTTCGCCCGATCGGCCCGGCGCGAGCTCGAGGCGCTCGACGCGCGCCTGGTGGCTCGCCTCTGGGCGAGAATCCTGGGGCTATCGGATGATCCCCGATCTCCTGGGTGTCGGAAGCTGCGGGGCGAGGAGAAGCTGTGGCGTATCCGGGTCGGTGAGTACCGCGTGCTCTACGGCGTAGACGATGGCGCAAAGGTGGTCGACGTCGTTGCGGTGCGCCACCGCCAGGACGCCTATCGCTGA